The following are encoded together in the Phaseolus vulgaris cultivar G19833 chromosome 9, P. vulgaris v2.0, whole genome shotgun sequence genome:
- the LOC137820089 gene encoding RNA-binding protein 1-like isoform X4, translated as MSDGYWRYAESRHAPSSIAGKRSRSDYDVSGVHDLPNYFPHDDDRGGHRVIRDAESLDASYEHYLRSAISSYGSGQSNRTIGGRVPNRSIDDSHVANIGGVDRGTNAKDKILGFSSGRADHSLPPDATSTLFVEGLPSNCTRREVAHIFRPFVGYKEVRLVSKESRQPGGDPLVLCFVDFLSPGHAATAMEALQGYKFDELDRNSVNLRFQFARRYPGARSGGVHRGKR; from the exons ATGTCCGACGGTTATTGGAGATACGCGGAATCGCGGCACGCCCCTTCATCCATCGCCGGCAAGCGCTCTCGTTCCGACTACG aTGTCTCTGGCGTTCATGACTTGCCCAATTACTTTCCCCATGACGATGATAGAGGAGGGCATCGAGTAATTAGAGATGCTGAGTCCCTTGATGCATCTTATGAGCATTACCTCCGTAGTGCG ATTTCATCGTATGGTTCGGGACAGTCCAATAGAACCATTGGCGGGCGAGTTCCCAATCGTAGTATTGACGATTCACATGTTGCAAATATTGGGGGAGTAGACAGGGGAACAAATGCAAAAGACAAAATCCTGGGATTTAGTAGTGGAAGAGCTGACCATTCTCTTCCACCTGACGCTACCAGTACACTGTTTGTTGAGGGTTTGCCTTCTAACTGCACAAGACGGGAAGTAGCTC ATATTTTTCGTCCTTTTGTTGGCTATAAAGAAGTTAGGCTTGTTAGCAAGGAATCAAGACAa CCAGGGGGTGATCCACTGGTGCTTTGTTTTGTCGATTTTTTGAGTCCGGGTCATGCAGCAACTGCCATGGAAGCATTGCAGG GTTACAAATTTGACGAGCTTGACCGCAACTCGGTCAATTTAAGGTTTCAATTTGCTCGCCGCTATCCTGGTGCGAGGTCAGGTGGCGTACACCGTGGCAAACGTTGA
- the LOC137820089 gene encoding nuclear speckle RNA-binding protein A-like isoform X2, with translation MSDGYWRYAESRHAPSSIAGKRSRSDYDVSGVHDLPNYFPHDDDRGGHRVIRDAESLDASYEHYLRSAISSYGSGQSNRTIGGRVPNRSIDDSHVANIGGVDRGTNAKDKILGFSSGRADHSLPPDATSTLFVEGLPSNCTRREVAHIFRPFVGYKEVRLVSKESRQPGGDPLVLCFVDFLSPGHAATAMEALQGYLLGTEEERTIFVFKYLYAMIIICYRFSIEVMVVRTGNVDSGLLPFEFPHTCMNSC, from the exons ATGTCCGACGGTTATTGGAGATACGCGGAATCGCGGCACGCCCCTTCATCCATCGCCGGCAAGCGCTCTCGTTCCGACTACG aTGTCTCTGGCGTTCATGACTTGCCCAATTACTTTCCCCATGACGATGATAGAGGAGGGCATCGAGTAATTAGAGATGCTGAGTCCCTTGATGCATCTTATGAGCATTACCTCCGTAGTGCG ATTTCATCGTATGGTTCGGGACAGTCCAATAGAACCATTGGCGGGCGAGTTCCCAATCGTAGTATTGACGATTCACATGTTGCAAATATTGGGGGAGTAGACAGGGGAACAAATGCAAAAGACAAAATCCTGGGATTTAGTAGTGGAAGAGCTGACCATTCTCTTCCACCTGACGCTACCAGTACACTGTTTGTTGAGGGTTTGCCTTCTAACTGCACAAGACGGGAAGTAGCTC ATATTTTTCGTCCTTTTGTTGGCTATAAAGAAGTTAGGCTTGTTAGCAAGGAATCAAGACAa CCAGGGGGTGATCCACTGGTGCTTTGTTTTGTCGATTTTTTGAGTCCGGGTCATGCAGCAACTGCCATGGAAGCATTGCAGG GATATTTGCTAGGAACAGAAGAAGAAAGaacaatatttgtttttaaatatttgtatgcTATGATAATTATTTGTTATAGATTCTCTATTGAAGTAATGGTAGTTAGGACAGGTAATGTTGATTCGGGGCTTCTTCCTTTTGAATTCCCTCATACCTGTATGAATTCATGTTAG
- the LOC137820089 gene encoding RNA-binding protein 1-like isoform X6, with protein MSDGYWRYAESRHAPSSIAGKRSRSDYDVSGVHDLPNYFPHDDDRGGHRVIRDAESLDASYEHYLRSAISSYGSGQSNRTIGGRVPNRSIDDSHVANIGGVDRGTNAKDKILGFSSGRADHSLPPDATSTLFVEGLPSNCTRREVAHIFRPFVGYKEVRLVSKESRQPGGDPLVLCFVDFLSPGHAATAMEALQVGWLCNMQDIC; from the exons ATGTCCGACGGTTATTGGAGATACGCGGAATCGCGGCACGCCCCTTCATCCATCGCCGGCAAGCGCTCTCGTTCCGACTACG aTGTCTCTGGCGTTCATGACTTGCCCAATTACTTTCCCCATGACGATGATAGAGGAGGGCATCGAGTAATTAGAGATGCTGAGTCCCTTGATGCATCTTATGAGCATTACCTCCGTAGTGCG ATTTCATCGTATGGTTCGGGACAGTCCAATAGAACCATTGGCGGGCGAGTTCCCAATCGTAGTATTGACGATTCACATGTTGCAAATATTGGGGGAGTAGACAGGGGAACAAATGCAAAAGACAAAATCCTGGGATTTAGTAGTGGAAGAGCTGACCATTCTCTTCCACCTGACGCTACCAGTACACTGTTTGTTGAGGGTTTGCCTTCTAACTGCACAAGACGGGAAGTAGCTC ATATTTTTCGTCCTTTTGTTGGCTATAAAGAAGTTAGGCTTGTTAGCAAGGAATCAAGACAa CCAGGGGGTGATCCACTGGTGCTTTGTTTTGTCGATTTTTTGAGTCCGGGTCATGCAGCAACTGCCATGGAAGCATTGCAGG TTGGTTGGTTATGCAATATGCAGGATATTTGCTAG
- the LOC137820089 gene encoding RNA-binding protein 1-like isoform X3, giving the protein MSDGYWRYAESRHAPSSIAGKRSRSDYDVSGVHDLPNYFPHDDDRGGHRVIRDAESLDASYEHYLRSAISSYGSGQSNRTIGGRVPNRSIDDSHVANIGGVDRGTNAKDKILGFSSGRADHSLPPDATSTLFVEGLPSNCTRREVARTDIFRPFVGYKEVRLVSKESRQPGGDPLVLCFVDFLSPGHAATAMEALQGYKFDELDRNSVNLRFQFARRYPGARSGGVHRGKR; this is encoded by the exons ATGTCCGACGGTTATTGGAGATACGCGGAATCGCGGCACGCCCCTTCATCCATCGCCGGCAAGCGCTCTCGTTCCGACTACG aTGTCTCTGGCGTTCATGACTTGCCCAATTACTTTCCCCATGACGATGATAGAGGAGGGCATCGAGTAATTAGAGATGCTGAGTCCCTTGATGCATCTTATGAGCATTACCTCCGTAGTGCG ATTTCATCGTATGGTTCGGGACAGTCCAATAGAACCATTGGCGGGCGAGTTCCCAATCGTAGTATTGACGATTCACATGTTGCAAATATTGGGGGAGTAGACAGGGGAACAAATGCAAAAGACAAAATCCTGGGATTTAGTAGTGGAAGAGCTGACCATTCTCTTCCACCTGACGCTACCAGTACACTGTTTGTTGAGGGTTTGCCTTCTAACTGCACAAGACGGGAAGTAGCTC GTACAGATATTTTTCGTCCTTTTGTTGGCTATAAAGAAGTTAGGCTTGTTAGCAAGGAATCAAGACAa CCAGGGGGTGATCCACTGGTGCTTTGTTTTGTCGATTTTTTGAGTCCGGGTCATGCAGCAACTGCCATGGAAGCATTGCAGG GTTACAAATTTGACGAGCTTGACCGCAACTCGGTCAATTTAAGGTTTCAATTTGCTCGCCGCTATCCTGGTGCGAGGTCAGGTGGCGTACACCGTGGCAAACGTTGA
- the LOC137820089 gene encoding RNA-binding protein 1-like isoform X5 → MSDGYWRYAESRHAPSSIAGKRSRSDYDVSGVHDLPNYFPHDDDRGGHRVIRDAESLDASYEHYLRSAISSYGSGQSNRTIGGRVPNRSIDDSHVANIGGVDRGTNAKDKILGFSSGRADHSLPPDATSTLFVEGLPSNCTRREVARTDIFRPFVGYKEVRLVSKESRQPGGDPLVLCFVDFLSPGHAATAMEALQVGWLCNMQDIC, encoded by the exons ATGTCCGACGGTTATTGGAGATACGCGGAATCGCGGCACGCCCCTTCATCCATCGCCGGCAAGCGCTCTCGTTCCGACTACG aTGTCTCTGGCGTTCATGACTTGCCCAATTACTTTCCCCATGACGATGATAGAGGAGGGCATCGAGTAATTAGAGATGCTGAGTCCCTTGATGCATCTTATGAGCATTACCTCCGTAGTGCG ATTTCATCGTATGGTTCGGGACAGTCCAATAGAACCATTGGCGGGCGAGTTCCCAATCGTAGTATTGACGATTCACATGTTGCAAATATTGGGGGAGTAGACAGGGGAACAAATGCAAAAGACAAAATCCTGGGATTTAGTAGTGGAAGAGCTGACCATTCTCTTCCACCTGACGCTACCAGTACACTGTTTGTTGAGGGTTTGCCTTCTAACTGCACAAGACGGGAAGTAGCTC GTACAGATATTTTTCGTCCTTTTGTTGGCTATAAAGAAGTTAGGCTTGTTAGCAAGGAATCAAGACAa CCAGGGGGTGATCCACTGGTGCTTTGTTTTGTCGATTTTTTGAGTCCGGGTCATGCAGCAACTGCCATGGAAGCATTGCAGG TTGGTTGGTTATGCAATATGCAGGATATTTGCTAG
- the LOC137820089 gene encoding nuclear speckle RNA-binding protein A-like isoform X1, whose translation MSDGYWRYAESRHAPSSIAGKRSRSDYDVSGVHDLPNYFPHDDDRGGHRVIRDAESLDASYEHYLRSAISSYGSGQSNRTIGGRVPNRSIDDSHVANIGGVDRGTNAKDKILGFSSGRADHSLPPDATSTLFVEGLPSNCTRREVARTDIFRPFVGYKEVRLVSKESRQPGGDPLVLCFVDFLSPGHAATAMEALQGYLLGTEEERTIFVFKYLYAMIIICYRFSIEVMVVRTGNVDSGLLPFEFPHTCMNSC comes from the exons ATGTCCGACGGTTATTGGAGATACGCGGAATCGCGGCACGCCCCTTCATCCATCGCCGGCAAGCGCTCTCGTTCCGACTACG aTGTCTCTGGCGTTCATGACTTGCCCAATTACTTTCCCCATGACGATGATAGAGGAGGGCATCGAGTAATTAGAGATGCTGAGTCCCTTGATGCATCTTATGAGCATTACCTCCGTAGTGCG ATTTCATCGTATGGTTCGGGACAGTCCAATAGAACCATTGGCGGGCGAGTTCCCAATCGTAGTATTGACGATTCACATGTTGCAAATATTGGGGGAGTAGACAGGGGAACAAATGCAAAAGACAAAATCCTGGGATTTAGTAGTGGAAGAGCTGACCATTCTCTTCCACCTGACGCTACCAGTACACTGTTTGTTGAGGGTTTGCCTTCTAACTGCACAAGACGGGAAGTAGCTC GTACAGATATTTTTCGTCCTTTTGTTGGCTATAAAGAAGTTAGGCTTGTTAGCAAGGAATCAAGACAa CCAGGGGGTGATCCACTGGTGCTTTGTTTTGTCGATTTTTTGAGTCCGGGTCATGCAGCAACTGCCATGGAAGCATTGCAGG GATATTTGCTAGGAACAGAAGAAGAAAGaacaatatttgtttttaaatatttgtatgcTATGATAATTATTTGTTATAGATTCTCTATTGAAGTAATGGTAGTTAGGACAGGTAATGTTGATTCGGGGCTTCTTCCTTTTGAATTCCCTCATACCTGTATGAATTCATGTTAG
- the LOC137820797 gene encoding oligopeptide transporter 6-like, protein MASTFEVEGGSDSESESIKNEECPVKQVELTVPKTDDPNMQILTFRMWVLGVVSCVLLSFVNQFFWYRTQPLIVTSVSAQIAVVPIGHFMARTLPTRVFFKGTRFEFSLNRGPFNIKEHVLITIFANSGAGTVYATHILSAVKLMYKRKLDFLPALLVMLTTQVLGFGWAGLFRKFLVEPGEMWWPSNLVQVSLFSALHEKGKRPKGGTTRTQFFLLVLVSGLAYYVFPGYLFSMLTSFSWMCWVAPKSILVQQLGSGLRGLGIAAFGFDWSTISSYLGSPLASPWFATANIAVGFFLVMYVMTPISYWFNAYNAKTFPIFSSKLFRGNGSLYDISTIVNSDFHLDRHAYSINGPVHLSTFFAMTYGLGFAALSATVVHVLLFHGREIWNQSRRAFGNSKKMDIHTRLMKRYKSVPTWWFYIILVVNIALIIFICEHYEESLQLPWWGVLLACAISIFFTLPIGIINATTNQQPGLNIITEYIIGYMYPERPVANMCFKVYGYISMTQALTFLQDFKLGHYMKIPPRTMFMAQVAGTILSVFVYTITAWWLMGTIPNLCDTTILPPDSPWTCPMDNVFFDASVIWGLLGPRRIFGNLGEYAKVNFFFLGGAIAPFLVWLAHKAFPGQKWITLIHMPVLLGATSIMPPATAVNFTSWILLAFLSGFVVYRYKQQWWKRCNYVLSGGLDAGTAFMTILLFLALNNNNILLNWWGNNPEGCPLATCPTEKGIVIKGCPVH, encoded by the exons ATGGCTTCCACTTTTGAGGTTGAGGGTGGCTCAGACTCAGAGAGCGAGAGCATAAAGAATGAAGAGTGTCCAGTGAAACAAGTGGAACTCACTGTGCCTAAAACTGATGACCCCAACATGCAGATTCTCACGTTTAGAATGTGGGTTCTGGGGGTTGTTTCATGCGTGCTGTTGTCCTTTGTGAACCAGTTTTTTTGGTACAGAACACAGCCTTTGATTGTTACCTCAGTTTCTGCTCAGATTGCTGTGGTTCCTATTGGCCACTTCATGGCAAGGACTTTGCCAACGCGTGTGTTCTTCAAGGGTACGAGGTTTGAGTTCTCACTCAACCGGGGACCTTTCAACATCAAAGAGCATGTTCTGATAACCATCTTTGCCAATTCTGGTGCTGGAACTGTGTATGCAACTCATATTTTGAGTGCAGTGAAGCTCATGTATAAAAGAAAGCTTGATTTCCTTCCTGCCTTACTAGTCATGTTAACTACTCAG GTGCTGGGGTTCGGTTGGGCAGGACTATTCCGGAAATTTCTAGTTGAGCCAGGGGAAATGTGGTGGCCTTCTAATCTGGTTCAAGTTTCATTATTCAG TGCTCTACATGAGAAAGGCAAGAGGCCAAAAGGAGGCACAACACGAACCCAATTTTTCCTCCTTGTCTTGGTCTCAGGCTTGGCTTACTATGTGTTTCCTGGCTATTTGTTTTCAATGTTGACATCTTTCTCTTGGATGTGTTGGGTTGCCCCCAAGTCTATTCTAGTTCAACAACTTGGTTCTGGCTTGAGGGGTCTTGGAATTGCagcatttggatttgattggTCTACCATTTCTTCTTACCTTGGAAGTCCACTAGCCAGCCCTTGGTTTGCTACTGCTAATATTGCTGTTGggttttttcttgtaatgtatgTTATGACACCAATTTCTTACTGGTTCAATGCCTATAATGCCAAGACTTTTCCAATATTTTCAAGTAAGCTGTTCAGGGGAAACGGTTCCCTCTATGACATTTCAACTATTGTCAACTCCGATTTCCATCTTGATCGGCATGCCTATTCAATCAACGGGCCTGTGCATCTCAGCACTTTCTTTGCAATGACATATGGCCTTGGATTTGCAGCACTTTCTGCTACAGTTGTGCATGTTCTGCTCTTTCATGGAAG GGAAATATGGAACCAAAGTAGAAGGGCCTTTGGAAACAGTAAAAAAATGGACATACACACAAGACTCATGAAAAGATACAAATCAGTCCCAACGTGGTGGTTTTACATCATTCTAGTAGTGAACATCGctcttattatatttatttgtgaGCACTACGAAGAATCACTCCAGTTGCCTTGGTGGGGTGTATTACTAGCTTGTGCAATATCCATTTTCTTTACTCTTCCAATTGGAATAATAAATGCTACTACAAATCAG CAACCCGGTTTAAACATCATAACAGAATACATAATTGGTTACATGTATCCAGAGCGCCCTGTGGCTAACATGTGCTTTAAGGTGTATGGCTACATCAGCATGACTCAAGCACTAACCTTTTTGCAAGACTTCAAACTTGGACACTATATGAAGATTCCTCCAAGAACAATGTTCATGGCACAG GTGGCAGGAACAATTTTATCAGTATTTGTATACACAATAACAGCATGGTGGTTAATGGGAACAATCCCTAACCTTTGTGACACCACCATCTTGCCTCCTGATAGCCCTTGGACTTGCCCAATGGACAATGTGTTCTTTGATGCATCAGTTATATGGGGTCTTCTTGGACCACGCAGAATCTTTGGAAACCTTGGTGAATATGCCAAAGTAAACTTCTTCTTCCTTGGTGGAGCTATTGCTCCCTTTCTGGTTTGGCTTGCTCACAAGGCATTTCCAGGGCAAAAGTGGATAACTCTGATTCACATGCCTGTGTTGTTGGGTGCCACATCAATTATGCCCCCTGCAACCGCTGTCAACTTCACTAGTTGGATACTACTTGCCTTTCTCTCAGGGTTCGTTGTATATAGATATAAACAACAATGGTGGAAACGCTGCAATTATGTACTGTCTGGTGGTCTTGATGCTGGAACTGCCTTTATGACAATCCTACTGTTTCTTGCTTTGAACAATAACAACATTTTGCTTAACTGGTGGGGAAATAATCCTGAAGGCTGCCCCTTGGCTACTTGTCCCACTGAGAAAGGTATTGTAATTAAAGGTTGCCCTGTTCACTGA
- the LOC137820799 gene encoding uncharacterized protein, which yields MFKKFSGEDVSAQNQVKASVQRKIRQSIAEEYPGLEPVLDDILPKKSPLIVAKCQNHLNLVLVNNVPLFFSVRDGPYMPTLRLLHQYPNIMKKLQVDRGAIRFVLAGANIMCPGLTSPGGVLDEDVGAEFPVAIMAEGKQHALAIGFTKMSAKDIKAINKGIGVDNLHYLNDGLWKMERLD from the exons ATGTTCAAAAA attttcagGCGAAGATGTGTCTGCACAGAACCAAGTGAAGGCCTCTGTTCAACGAAAAATACGGCAAAGTATTGCAGAAGAG TATCCAGGCCTTGAACCTGTGTTGGATGATATACTTCCCAAGAAGTCCCCTCTTATAGTTGCTAAATG CCAGAACCATCTCAACCTGGTTCTTGTGAACAACGTACCTTTGTTTTTCAGTGTCCGTGATGGACCGTACATGCCCACCTTGCGACTTCTCCATCAAT ATCCAAATATAATGAAGAAGTTACAAGTTGATCGTGGCGCAATTAGATTTGTCTTGGCGGGGGCAAACATAATGTGTCCCGGTCTAACATCTCCTGGGGGTGTCTTGGATGAGGATGTAGGAGCAGAATTTCCTGTG GCGATCATGGCTGAAGGAAAACAGCATGCTCTTGCTATTGGCTTTACAAAAATGTCAGCAAAAGACAT AAAAgcaatcaacaaaggaattggGGTTGACAACTTGCATTATCTCAATGATGGTCTTTGGAAG ATGGAGCGACTTGATTGA